Genomic segment of Primulina tabacum isolate GXHZ01 chromosome 11, ASM2559414v2, whole genome shotgun sequence:
AGAGCATCACCACAGAAGATAAGTTGACCCGTGTGGTCATGATCCATAGCGGTAACCTCActgtcaaaatttgatttattgatcATTCTGCCAGTGCTAAAGTTGAACACCTAGAATGCCAGAATGTGGTAATACAAAAAATAGAATTATCCGATGGAAATAAAATGCAACAAAAAGTGCTACTTTACTCCCCAACATTGTGAGGCCTaaactttttccaaaattttgcaACCATGGATGTGAAATCTAAAAACAGACAAGAAAAAACAAAGTGAAACTAACACAACATTACCGTGATCTCTTTATTTGAGTTGCCAACAGAGAGGAAATTATTGTTCATCTGCACGaattaaatagtaataattgtTGGATATTTTGGAATCTGCTAGTAGCGAAAACATTGAAATAGATAATATTATCGTGTACTTACAGGATGAAAGCGAATACATAGCTGTGAAGAAATTCCATAAATCACCCTCATGCAAAGCCCTTTTGACGTATCCCATACTCGTACAGTTTTATCAATTGACGAAGAAGTGATATACTGATTGTTTGCCGAGAAATCAAAATCTGAACAAGGTATACACTTCAGATCCAAATAATGCGAGAACACTTGGCAACTTTAAAGTAGAAATGTTGATAGAATATCATATGTAAATAACTTAACTCAGCTAGCAAGAATCAGCCTACCATAGTTGCACCACGATAAAAGTATCAATACAACTTATCTAGCCCAGGCCAACTCAAACCATAAATTCTTATTTAATTTatagataaataaaataaatcagcCACTTTTCTCTATAATAGTTGAAGCAAGGTAAAACGACCAACATCCGTGTATCCTAGCACAATACATTTGATTGCACGCTGATTTTCAGATTTTCTTTATTTCCTCTATCTTAAAGTTTAACACTGTAAAATATAATGTACTGTAAAATATAATGTATGTGATTTTTATAGAAGCTCCCGAAGCATTTGTGACAAACCCAGAAGGAAAAAAACAGCACAGAAGTATAGCAAGATCATATAGTCAGTACCAGTTAATCCAACCTGTGACATCTTTTGTATGCCCTGTTAACTGATGCAGAACTGATGGTGGCGTCGAGACAGTGCATACAGTCAAGCTTCCATCTGATGCTCCGTAAGCAAGCAGATCAGAACTCATATGCCCGAACTTTATGACCGTAACTGTGAAATTTAAACTGTGTTCTTAAAGACATTTCAGCTATGAAAATAAGCATTAGAAAATAGAATATTTGCTCTCTTAGAATTATTACCCATGGCCTTGCATTGGTCAAATATGCAGTGCATTCCTACAAATGAATATGCAGGTTCACCCTTTTTCCTTGGGTGCTCTATATCACTTGCATTAGAACTAAAACTTGTGCTGTGACTCAACGCTTGACTAGAACTTCGAAGATCCTGGAAATAATGGACAGTAAAACTGACATAACAATGTTGATAAGATAGAACCAAATAAAGGAGGCTACTGATAAGCAACTAAGTTAACTTCTCTTCATTTAGTCTAATACTTGGCCCCAGGCATGATTTTTAGCGTCTGAAGCATGGTGGCTGATGAACTTCCAATGATCTATTACTGATTTTACTAAAAAATTGCATGGTGACTAATGAACTTCCGATGATCTATTACTGATTTTACTAAAAATCTTGATGCAGAAGCATAGGAAAGACTGAAATGACTCAATAGATGAATGTCCCGTACCCTGCTAATACTCCAGCTGCTCACATCAAACACATGGGATAGAGACGGGGGAGATGATATCCATCGTCCGCTGATGCATCAACCAGTAAATTAACCTGATGTGAGAGTCGTATGGAAGAAAAACTTAAACAATAACCATACATGAAGAATGAAGCATGGTCATAAACTTATTAACAACATTTAACTAAAAGTTCAAACACAAAAATACTGACATTGCGTGGTATTAACAATGGCGAGCAAACACAAGTTAACACTCATTCGGTGAAAACTTAGTGTGTACCTAAATCAAGTCGGATTTTTCATACCTATCTCCTGGAGTGCTCGGGTGACTTGGTGTCTGCACGCTGTCCCAATTTCTTGGCCTATTAATAAAATTACGGTAGGCGACATAACCTTTTCCATTACATCTCCAGTCCTACAACAACCAACTCCAGCATTTACTCATGGTGTAAAGAATTTATTCACAAAAATAACTTTTATACACACAAAGCAACAAACAAAAAGTTGtatataaaatatgaaaattcgattattctatttttccttccATTGAAATAAGTTTAAAGCATAGATTCACTCAATGAGCAATACTGTAAGTTATAACATGGTTATTAGAATTCTAGATTACGATATCGCCTTGATCCCATTTAGAAAATTACGAGCGCTTTCACACGATCTGTTTATAATATCAAGCTGGATAGACAGCAAGTAGGAAGCCCCAAGAA
This window contains:
- the LOC142519085 gene encoding uncharacterized protein LOC142519085; translated protein: MADPTVTRNSPEVVDQRSGNNEKSKEEMILDPELFSCLLQPSPPDSDPNYIGIRRLLLHQKAKSGVFGRKDWRCNGKGYVAYRNFINRPRNWDSVQTPSHPSTPGDSGRWISSPPSLSHVFDVSSWSISRDLRSSSQALSHSTSFSSNASDIEHPRKKGEPAYSFVGMHCIFDQCKAMVTVIKFGHMSSDLLAYGASDGSLTVCTVSTPPSVLHQLTGHTKDVTDFDFSANNQYITSSSIDKTVRVWDTSKGLCMRVIYGISSQLCIRFHPMNNNFLSVGNSNKEITVFNFSTGRMINKSNFDSEVTAMDHDHTGQLIFCGDALGCVYTVTMNSRTGVLSRSHRYRSSGKQKSPVTTVQYRTFSLLANGPVLLTFSRDGSLSFFSVSLEIQGYLTLRCALKLSARLHSIRASFCPLLSLEKGEYIVAGSEDTNVYFYDLTRPRHACVNKLQGHGYPAIGVAWNHGDNLLASSDFGGTVIVWKRAKTS